From Budorcas taxicolor isolate Tak-1 chromosome 19, Takin1.1, whole genome shotgun sequence, the proteins below share one genomic window:
- the LOC128065175 gene encoding LOW QUALITY PROTEIN: geranylgeranyl transferase type-2 subunit beta-like (The sequence of the model RefSeq protein was modified relative to this genomic sequence to represent the inferred CDS: inserted 1 base in 1 codon; deleted 1 base in 1 codon), with the protein MGTPQRDVIIKSDAPDSLLLEKHADYIASYGSKKDDYEYCMSEYLRMSGIYWGLTIMDLMGQLHRMNREEILTFIKSCQHECGGISASIGHDPHLLYTLSAVQILTLYDSINVIDINKVVEYVQSLQKEDGSFAGDIWGEIDTRFSFCAVATLALLGKLDAINVEKAIEFVLSCMNFDGGFGCRPGSESHAGQIYCCTGFLAITSQLHQVISDLLGWWLYERQLPSGGLNGRPEKLPDVCYSWXGVGFPKDNWKLHWIDREKLRSFILACQDEETGGFADRPGDMVDPFHTLFGIAGLSLWGEEQIKPVSPVFCMPQEVLRRVNVQPELVS; encoded by the exons ATGGGTACACCACAGAGGGATGTTATCATTAAGTCAGATGCACCTGACAGCCTGTTACTGGAGAAGCATGCTGATTATATTGCATCCTATGGCTCAAAGAAAGATGATTACGAATATTGCATGTCTGAATATTTGAGAATGAGTGGCATCTATTGGGGTCTGACCATAATGGATCTCATGGGACAACTACATCGCATGAATAGAGAAGAAATCCTGACATTTATTAAGTCTTGTCAGCATGAGTGTGGTGGAATAAGTGCTAGTATTGGACATGATCCTCATCTTTTGTATACTCTTAGTGCTGTTCAGATACTTACTCTCTATGATAGTATTAATGTTATTGACATAAATAAAGTTGTGGAATATGTTCAGAGTCTACAGAAAGAAGATGGTTCTTTTGCTGGAGATATTTGGGGAGAAATTGATACAAGATTCTCTTTTTGTGCAGTGGCAACTTTGGCACTATTGGGGAAGTTGGATGCTATTAATGTGGAAAAGGCAATCGAATTTGTTTTATCATGTATGAACTTTGATGGTGGATTCGGTTGCAGACCAGGTTCTGAATCCCATGCTGGGCAAATCTATTGTTGCACAGGATTCTTGGCTATTACTAGTCAGTTGCACCAAGTAATTTCTGATTTACTCGGTTGGTGGCTTTATGAACGACAGCTTCCATCAGGCGGACTCAATGGAAGGCCAGAGAAGTTACCAGATGTATGCTATTCAT TGGGTGTTGGCTTCCCTAAAGATAATTGGAAG CTTCATTGGATTGATAGAGAAAAGCTCCGCAGTTTCATCCTAGCATgtcaagatgaagaaacaggagGATTTGCAGATAGGCCAGGAGATATGGTAGATCCTTTCCATACTCTgtttggaattgctggattgtcaCTTTGGGGAGAAGAACAGATTAAACCTGTTAGCCCTGTTTTTTGCATGCCTCAAGAAGTACTTCGGAGAGTGAATGTTCAGCCTGAACTAGTGAGCTAG